From a region of the Pseudomonadaceae bacterium SI-3 genome:
- a CDS encoding outer membrane porin, OprD family: MTDLRNFFARNLLCASVALSITGPASAAFLDDSKASVELRNFYMNRDFRQSGAPQSEADEWAQGFIMKIESGYTDGPVGFGVDAIGLLGVKLDSSPDRSGTGILQRDSSGQPSDDYGTAGLTAKAKMSDTTLHVGTLQPIIPVVMRNDSRLLPNVYRGAWLQSKEVDGLTLDLGMLDRTSYRDSSDYEEMTVFTAGARNIVLGNAKTSDEFMFAGGKYQFRPELTGSYYYGGLDGIYKQHNTQLVHIMPLGENQSFKTDLRYVRSTDDGGSNVDNNAFGALFTYKIGGHGFTGGYQTLSGDTGFAYVSGGDNMLINLLQINDFGNEDEKSWQVRYDYDFAAAGIPGLSLMTRYVSGDNVNLAGGGEGEEWERDTDIAYVVQNGPLKNLAMKVRNATVRSNFGSDINETRVILSYTLALW; encoded by the coding sequence ATGACAGACCTCCGCAATTTCTTCGCCCGCAACCTGCTCTGTGCCAGCGTTGCACTGAGCATCACCGGCCCGGCCAGCGCTGCGTTCCTCGATGACAGCAAAGCCAGCGTCGAGCTGCGCAACTTCTACATGAACCGTGATTTCCGCCAGAGTGGCGCACCGCAGTCTGAGGCGGACGAGTGGGCCCAAGGCTTCATCATGAAAATCGAGTCGGGTTACACCGACGGCCCAGTCGGCTTCGGCGTGGATGCGATCGGCCTGTTGGGCGTCAAGCTCGACTCCAGCCCGGATCGTTCCGGCACTGGCATCTTGCAGCGCGATTCGTCCGGTCAGCCGTCTGATGACTACGGCACTGCCGGCCTGACCGCCAAAGCGAAGATGTCCGACACGACCCTGCACGTTGGCACCCTGCAGCCGATCATCCCGGTGGTGATGCGCAACGACAGTCGTCTGCTGCCCAACGTCTATCGCGGTGCCTGGTTGCAGAGCAAAGAAGTCGACGGGCTTACGCTCGACCTCGGCATGCTCGACCGCACCAGCTACCGTGACTCCTCGGACTACGAAGAGATGACCGTATTCACCGCGGGAGCACGCAACATCGTGTTGGGCAATGCCAAAACCAGCGACGAGTTTATGTTCGCTGGCGGCAAATACCAGTTCAGGCCCGAACTGACCGGTAGCTATTACTACGGCGGCCTGGATGGCATCTACAAGCAGCACAACACGCAGCTGGTCCACATCATGCCGCTCGGTGAGAACCAGAGCTTCAAAACCGACCTGCGCTACGTGCGCTCCACCGATGACGGCGGCAGCAACGTCGATAACAACGCGTTCGGCGCGCTGTTCACCTACAAGATCGGCGGCCATGGCTTCACTGGCGGTTATCAGACCCTGAGCGGCGACACCGGGTTTGCGTACGTCAGCGGTGGCGACAACATGCTGATCAACCTTTTGCAGATCAATGACTTCGGTAACGAAGATGAGAAGTCATGGCAGGTCCGCTATGACTATGACTTTGCTGCAGCTGGTATACCCGGGCTGAGCCTGATGACCCGCTACGTGTCCGGTGACAACGTCAACCTGGCCGGCGGCGGCGAAGGTGAAGAGTGGGAACGCGACACCGACATCGCTTATGTGGTCCAGAACGGACCGTTGAAGAACCTCGCCATGAAAGTGCGTAACGCTACGGTACGCAGCAACTTTGGCAGCGACATCAACGAAACTCGGGTGATCCTTAGCTACACCCTGGCGCTCTGGTAA
- the pcaD gene encoding 3-oxoadipate enol-lactonase, which yields MPSIKLADGELFYRFDGPVDAPVLVLSNSLGTTFEMWDAQVPAFSEHFRVLRYDTRGHGSSSVTPGPYTIAQLGQDVLDLADALSIDRFAFCGLSMSGLIGQWLGIHAGERLTHLVLCNTGAKIGTDEAWNERVDVVLHGGEQAMCDMRDASVARWFTPDFAAQHPVEVGRITQMVANTSPVGYAANCAAVRDADYREQLGAIKVPTLVVCGSKDPVTTPEHGRFIQAHVAGARLVELDAAHLSNVEAGDAFTQPVMAFLCD from the coding sequence ATGCCCAGCATCAAACTCGCAGACGGCGAACTGTTCTACCGCTTCGATGGCCCGGTGGATGCGCCTGTGCTGGTGCTTTCCAACTCTCTGGGCACGACATTCGAGATGTGGGATGCACAGGTCCCCGCGTTCAGCGAACACTTTCGCGTACTGCGCTATGACACCCGCGGTCACGGCAGCTCGTCCGTCACGCCTGGCCCTTACACCATCGCGCAGCTCGGACAGGACGTGCTCGACCTGGCAGATGCCTTGTCCATCGATCGCTTCGCTTTCTGCGGTCTGTCCATGAGCGGCCTGATCGGCCAATGGCTGGGTATCCATGCCGGTGAACGCCTGACCCACCTTGTGCTCTGCAATACGGGCGCGAAGATCGGCACGGATGAAGCCTGGAACGAGCGTGTCGACGTCGTATTGCACGGTGGCGAGCAGGCCATGTGCGACATGCGTGACGCCTCTGTCGCACGCTGGTTCACGCCCGACTTTGCGGCGCAGCATCCCGTCGAGGTGGGTCGCATCACCCAGATGGTCGCCAACACCTCACCAGTCGGCTATGCCGCCAACTGCGCGGCCGTGCGTGATGCCGATTACCGCGAGCAGCTGGGTGCGATCAAGGTGCCGACGCTGGTTGTCTGCGGTAGCAAGGATCCGGTCACGACGCCTGAGCACGGGCGCTTTATCCAAGCGCATGTCGCCGGGGCGAGGCTGGTCGAGCTGGATGCTGCGCACCTGTCCAATGTCGAGGCGGGCGACGCCTTCACCCAGCCGGTAATGGCGTTTCTCTGTGATTGA